Proteins from a single region of Desulfobacter postgatei 2ac9:
- a CDS encoding manganese efflux pump MntP gives MQLFDIVVIAIGLAMDASAVSMAAAACGYTQDPRAVFRLVFHFGLFQFMMPVIGWFLGTGFVSYVRPVDHWIAFGLLAFVGGRMAWEGFSHTEECLHRDPSKGLTMVMLSVATSIDALAIGLGLAVMDVNIWYPSALIGIITCAMSVAAIYIGKRLGAALGSRMEIVGGIILIGLGLKILIPALFGAA, from the coding sequence ATGCAGCTGTTTGATATTGTTGTTATAGCCATCGGACTGGCCATGGATGCCTCGGCGGTCTCCATGGCTGCTGCGGCCTGCGGGTATACACAAGATCCGCGGGCCGTGTTCCGCCTGGTGTTTCATTTTGGTCTGTTCCAGTTCATGATGCCGGTGATCGGGTGGTTTCTGGGGACCGGATTTGTTTCATATGTCCGACCCGTGGACCACTGGATCGCTTTTGGCCTTCTGGCTTTTGTGGGCGGGCGCATGGCGTGGGAGGGTTTCTCCCACACCGAAGAGTGCCTTCACAGGGATCCTTCCAAGGGCCTGACCATGGTCATGCTCAGTGTTGCCACCAGTATTGATGCCCTGGCCATCGGCCTGGGGCTGGCCGTGATGGATGTCAATATCTGGTACCCTTCAGCGCTTATTGGTATCATTACCTGTGCCATGTCCGTGGCCGCCATATACATCGGAAAACGCCTGGGGGCGGCGCTCGGCAGCAGAATGGAGATTGTAGGCGGAATAATTTTGATTGGTCTTGGCTTAAAAATTCTGATTCCCGCGCTTTTTGGAGCGGCTTAA
- a CDS encoding DNA-methyltransferase, with the protein MKTTHKHYICNAAKMAAVADRSVSLVVTSPPYPMIEMWDEIFSRQDAKIEKALKKSEGLLAFELMHQVLDRVWKEVFRVLSPGGFACINIGDATRTLGDNFALYPNHARILNAAQALGFTALPCILWRKQTNAPNKFMGSGMLPAGAYVTLEHEYILILRKGGKREFTSPAAKENRRQSALFWEERNQWFSDIWIDLKGTRQAMGKQKNRTRSGAFPFELAYRLINMYSVKQDLVLDPFLGTGTTILAAMAAGRNCAGYEIDPTLLENFYDKCNNSLDQFSSVIQQRIDLHNEFVQGRLDAGKPIKYENTHYGFPVITNQEKEIVFSIPVSVEQQNDESMVVNYALPSKETSNVFAAATKTATVAGTSGVTSRMDGLLFPDFDKKR; encoded by the coding sequence ATGAAAACAACCCATAAACACTATATCTGCAATGCCGCAAAAATGGCTGCGGTGGCTGACCGCAGTGTCAGTCTTGTGGTGACATCGCCTCCTTATCCCATGATTGAGATGTGGGATGAAATTTTTAGCCGCCAGGACGCAAAAATAGAAAAGGCCCTTAAAAAATCCGAGGGACTCCTTGCCTTTGAACTCATGCACCAGGTGCTGGATCGGGTCTGGAAAGAGGTATTCCGGGTACTTTCACCCGGTGGATTTGCCTGTATCAATATCGGTGATGCCACGCGCACCCTGGGGGATAATTTTGCCCTTTACCCCAATCACGCCAGAATATTAAATGCGGCCCAGGCATTAGGATTCACGGCCTTGCCCTGCATATTATGGCGCAAGCAGACCAATGCGCCCAACAAGTTCATGGGATCTGGCATGCTGCCGGCCGGGGCCTATGTTACGTTAGAGCATGAATATATTCTTATTCTAAGAAAGGGGGGAAAACGCGAATTTACCTCTCCTGCCGCCAAGGAAAACCGGCGGCAAAGCGCATTGTTCTGGGAGGAACGAAACCAGTGGTTTTCAGACATCTGGATTGATCTTAAAGGCACCCGCCAGGCCATGGGAAAACAAAAGAACCGAACCCGCAGCGGCGCCTTCCCCTTTGAACTGGCCTATCGCCTGATTAATATGTATTCCGTGAAACAGGATCTTGTTTTGGATCCGTTTCTGGGTACGGGCACCACAATACTTGCGGCCATGGCTGCAGGGCGCAATTGTGCAGGATATGAAATCGACCCCACTCTTTTGGAAAATTTTTACGATAAATGTAATAATTCCCTTGACCAGTTTTCATCAGTCATTCAGCAACGCATAGATCTTCATAATGAATTTGTCCAGGGGCGCCTGGACGCGGGAAAACCCATCAAGTATGAAAATACCCATTATGGGTTTCCCGTGATAACGAACCAGGAAAAAGAGATAGTATTCAGTATCCCGGTATCTGTTGAGCAACAGAATGATGAGAGTATGGTTGTCAATTATGCTCTCCCGTCTAAGGAAACCTCGAATGTCTTCGCTGCAGCCACAAAGACTGCAACTGTGGCCGGAACCTCTGGCGTAACCTCCCGGATGGACGGACTTTTATTTCCGGACTTTGACAAAAAGCGTTGA
- the tpx gene encoding thiol peroxidase, with amino-acid sequence MGSITLGGNPVTLAGTFPKTGEKAKDFNLVGQDLSEVKLSAYAGKQVVLNIFPSLDTPICATAIRKFNETAGTKDNTVVLCISGDLPFAHKRFCVAEGIENVVTASAFRNPQFALDYGVAMQDGPLAGLTARAVVVLNTAGEVVYAQLVPEIKQEPDYESALAALS; translated from the coding sequence ATGGGATCTATTACACTTGGCGGAAATCCGGTAACTTTGGCAGGTACTTTTCCGAAAACCGGTGAAAAGGCAAAAGATTTTAACCTGGTGGGACAGGATTTGTCAGAGGTCAAACTCTCTGCGTATGCCGGTAAACAGGTGGTGCTCAACATTTTTCCAAGCCTTGACACCCCCATATGCGCCACAGCTATTCGTAAATTCAATGAAACAGCCGGTACCAAAGATAATACGGTTGTCCTTTGTATCTCAGGGGATCTGCCCTTTGCCCACAAACGGTTCTGCGTTGCCGAAGGCATTGAGAATGTTGTGACCGCGTCTGCCTTCCGTAATCCGCAGTTTGCCCTTGACTATGGTGTGGCCATGCAGGACGGCCCGCTGGCCGGCCTTACTGCCCGGGCCGTTGTTGTTCTAAATACGGCCGGTGAGGTGGTTTATGCCCAGCTTGTCCCTGAGATTAAACAGGAACCTGATTATGAATCTGCGCTGGCTGCCCTGTCGTAA
- a CDS encoding DUF4197 domain-containing protein yields the protein MCKKRISVSAVTMVFAFVLGFQAPTLAGNSLLDQGASLIKSMDKSGSSESSDSSDGSSSSAGTLTSSEIISGLKEALETGAGTVVSRLGTENGFNSDSSIHIPLPSYLSKAQTLMDKPGLGSYAKDLELKLNRAAEAATPKAKALFLNAISQMSFDDATSILNGADDAATQYFKEKTSDDLTEAFTPVIENTLEEIGAVQSYNQMMGKYKSLPLVPDVKGNLVDYTVEEALDGIFYYLAKEEKAIRENPAKQTTALLKKLFN from the coding sequence ATGTGTAAAAAAAGAATCAGCGTTTCAGCCGTAACTATGGTTTTTGCCTTTGTTCTGGGGTTTCAGGCACCTACTTTGGCCGGAAATTCTCTGCTGGACCAGGGCGCTTCATTGATTAAATCCATGGACAAGAGCGGCAGTAGTGAAAGCAGTGACAGTTCTGATGGTTCCAGTTCAAGCGCCGGCACTCTGACCAGCAGCGAAATCATTTCCGGTCTTAAGGAAGCGCTGGAAACAGGCGCCGGAACCGTTGTCAGCCGGTTGGGCACTGAAAACGGGTTTAATTCCGATTCCAGCATTCATATCCCTTTGCCTTCCTATCTTTCCAAGGCGCAGACCTTGATGGATAAGCCCGGGCTGGGGTCCTATGCAAAAGATCTGGAACTGAAACTGAATCGGGCTGCCGAGGCGGCTACTCCCAAGGCCAAGGCATTGTTTTTAAATGCCATTTCCCAGATGTCCTTTGATGATGCCACAAGTATTCTGAATGGCGCAGATGATGCCGCTACCCAGTATTTCAAGGAAAAAACCTCTGACGATCTCACCGAGGCCTTTACCCCGGTGATAGAGAATACCCTCGAAGAGATCGGGGCAGTTCAATCCTATAACCAGATGATGGGAAAGTATAAATCCCTGCCCCTGGTTCCCGATGTAAAGGGCAATCTGGTTGATTATACTGTTGAAGAAGCCCTGGACGGCATTTTTTATTATCTGGCAAAGGAAGAAAAGGCTATCCGGGAGAATCCGGCGAAGCAGACTACAGCATTGTTAAAAAAATTATTTAACTGA
- a CDS encoding MBL fold metallo-hydrolase RNA specificity domain-containing protein, with the protein MVEVGFFGAAGEVTGSMHMLDTGVDKILLDCGMFQGRRKESREKNENFPINRSQITNMVLSHAHIDHSGRIPLLTKEGFSGRIITTRPTKDALDYMLLDSGHIQESDALYLNYKSLRSFLYQAEQSKTKHQISNKEKARIKNLLKTSPHELNVEAIAALHKEYGLDMVTPLYTQEDAMESLSFIDGYPFGSEVMIGTGTTVKFYVAGHILGSAFSLITVNPENGGKPLKILFTGDVGRFEKPILKDPTLEFDEEDREIDLMIIESTYGDRDHSPVADLSGQLKDTLMRTIDRGGALLIPSFAFGRTQELIYILHQLYDSGTVPKVPVYVDSPLASNITKVFGEHPETYDKETHKIFLEKGINPFYFKNIKFVESVEESMRVTQDNTPHIVISASGMCEAGRILHHLRYKIHNPKHTILMVGYMANHTLGRRIEELGLQENRTADKAPEVKILGKSYPLRAHVEKIGGFSAHADRHELMKVVAGSNLRVKNIAVVHGEAEQSQAFARRLNEKGYNAFIPKPGDRFKLK; encoded by the coding sequence ATGGTTGAAGTTGGATTTTTCGGAGCGGCAGGCGAGGTGACCGGATCCATGCATATGCTGGATACAGGCGTTGATAAGATTTTATTGGACTGCGGCATGTTCCAGGGCCGAAGAAAGGAGAGCCGGGAGAAAAATGAGAATTTTCCCATAAACCGGTCACAAATCACCAATATGGTTCTTTCCCACGCACACATTGATCATTCCGGCCGGATTCCGCTGTTGACAAAAGAGGGGTTTTCCGGCCGGATCATCACCACCCGCCCCACTAAAGACGCTTTGGATTACATGCTTTTGGACTCAGGGCATATCCAGGAATCGGATGCCCTGTATCTTAACTATAAATCCCTGCGCTCGTTTCTGTATCAGGCTGAGCAGTCCAAAACCAAACATCAGATTTCCAACAAGGAAAAAGCCAGGATCAAAAACTTGCTGAAAACAAGTCCCCATGAACTCAATGTGGAGGCCATTGCCGCACTTCACAAGGAGTACGGTCTTGATATGGTGACGCCGCTGTATACTCAGGAAGATGCTATGGAGTCCCTTTCTTTTATTGATGGATATCCTTTTGGCTCGGAGGTGATGATCGGTACGGGAACCACTGTGAAATTTTATGTGGCTGGTCATATCCTCGGGTCTGCCTTTTCTCTGATTACTGTGAACCCGGAAAACGGCGGCAAACCCCTTAAGATACTTTTTACCGGTGATGTCGGCCGGTTTGAAAAACCCATTTTAAAAGATCCCACCCTGGAATTTGATGAAGAGGACAGGGAGATTGACTTGATGATCATTGAAAGTACCTACGGGGACCGAGATCATTCCCCGGTAGCGGATCTTTCCGGCCAACTTAAAGACACCCTTATGCGGACAATTGACCGGGGGGGCGCTCTTCTGATTCCTTCTTTTGCCTTTGGCAGAACCCAGGAGCTTATTTACATTCTTCACCAGTTGTATGACTCAGGCACTGTTCCCAAAGTGCCTGTTTATGTGGACAGTCCTCTGGCATCAAATATCACAAAGGTCTTTGGAGAACATCCGGAAACCTATGATAAGGAAACCCATAAAATATTTTTGGAAAAGGGTATCAATCCCTTTTATTTTAAAAATATTAAATTTGTTGAGTCCGTGGAGGAGTCCATGCGCGTCACCCAGGATAACACCCCGCACATCGTGATCTCGGCATCAGGCATGTGTGAGGCGGGCCGGATTCTTCATCACCTGCGTTATAAGATCCATAATCCCAAACATACCATCCTGATGGTGGGGTATATGGCCAACCACACCCTGGGTCGGCGTATTGAAGAACTGGGTCTGCAGGAAAACAGGACCGCAGACAAGGCACCGGAAGTCAAAATTTTGGGGAAATCCTACCCTTTAAGGGCACATGTGGAAAAAATCGGCGGGTTTTCCGCCCATGCAGACCGCCATGAACTGATGAAGGTGGTTGCCGGATCGAATCTTCGGGTGAAAAACATTGCCGTTGTCCACGGTGAAGCTGAACAAAGCCAAGCCTTTGCTCGTCGCCTCAACGAAAAAGGATATAATGCCTTTATTCCCAAACCTGGCGACAGGTTTAAATTAAAGTAA
- a CDS encoding MotE family protein, which translates to MNAFKRWISGLLVSLLLVTAAFIGISYIHEEQPASVWAEDKPEKAPADGEKEEEVSSPCPECPECPECPDPAKVVLQGLEDKKKAVAEASEKLAKEKKDLETYEAQIDEKLASLTALKKQIEEDMARLEKKKTAKEREEDAAFEAKMNRLVKMYASMKPKAAAEIVNKMELSVAYEIFLRMREVSASQILAFVEKEKAAKISERLAFKKRG; encoded by the coding sequence ATGAACGCATTTAAACGCTGGATAAGCGGACTTTTGGTCAGTCTGCTTTTGGTAACGGCAGCCTTTATTGGTATTTCATATATACATGAGGAGCAACCCGCATCGGTTTGGGCAGAAGATAAACCGGAAAAGGCACCGGCTGACGGTGAAAAAGAGGAAGAAGTATCTTCACCATGCCCGGAGTGCCCGGAGTGTCCAGAGTGTCCAGACCCTGCCAAGGTCGTTCTCCAGGGCCTTGAAGATAAAAAAAAAGCCGTGGCTGAGGCCAGTGAAAAACTTGCCAAAGAAAAAAAGGACCTGGAGACCTACGAAGCCCAGATTGACGAAAAACTGGCCTCTCTGACGGCCTTGAAAAAGCAGATTGAAGAGGATATGGCACGACTTGAAAAGAAGAAAACAGCAAAAGAACGGGAAGAAGATGCCGCATTTGAGGCAAAAATGAATCGTCTGGTGAAAATGTATGCCAGCATGAAACCCAAAGCGGCTGCAGAAATTGTCAATAAGATGGAACTTTCTGTTGCCTATGAAATATTCTTAAGAATGCGCGAGGTGTCCGCCTCCCAGATCCTGGCTTTTGTGGAGAAGGAAAAAGCCGCAAAAATCAGCGAACGCCTGGCCTTTAAAAAACGGGGATAA
- a CDS encoding flagellar FliJ family protein, whose amino-acid sequence MIMLEHTRKTELEKILDDKREALKQRTIEKKALERLREKQAREYTHKMLREEQKNLDEITSLRTARKVNNERI is encoded by the coding sequence ATGATCATGCTTGAACACACCAGAAAAACCGAACTTGAAAAGATTCTGGACGACAAGCGGGAGGCCCTTAAACAGAGAACCATTGAAAAAAAAGCCCTGGAGCGCTTACGGGAAAAACAGGCCCGGGAATATACCCATAAAATGCTCCGGGAAGAGCAAAAGAACCTGGATGAAATCACATCTTTGAGAACGGCCAGGAAGGTGAACAATGAACGCATTTAA
- a CDS encoding FliI/YscN family ATPase has translation MMSDFFKKVDFSVYARAVEKVRTVTPEGRVSQVIGLIAEGDSLGLGVGGVCRIINDYGLDVMAEVVGFRQEKALLMPFGDIRGISMGSRIVPVCSSPMVPVGDEMLGRVLDGMGNPIDNKGPISGSSSYYLYGKPLGPLQRKMIKDPLDVGIGAINSMITLGRGQRVAIMAGSGVGKSVLMGMMTKHTSADVVVIGLIGERGREVKDFVEETLGEEGLKRAVLVAATSDSPPLTRMRGAYLATTIAEYFRDQGKDVLLMLDSITRFAMSSRDVGLAAGEPPTTRGYTPSFFVQIPILLERPGVLENGGSITGIYTVLVEGDDMNDPVGDTVRSITDGHIVLSRDLANRGHYPAIDVMASVSRVMRDVSKPDHMAMRDKAVKIMAAYRNAEDMISIGAYVDGSDPDVDQARKLMPGINRLLRQNIGQKMDMRASVAGLKKALEIKDPPPGTKKNQA, from the coding sequence ATGATGAGCGATTTTTTTAAAAAAGTGGATTTTTCCGTTTATGCCAGGGCTGTGGAAAAGGTTCGAACCGTAACCCCCGAAGGCCGGGTGTCCCAGGTGATCGGGTTGATTGCCGAAGGGGACAGCCTAGGCCTTGGCGTGGGGGGTGTGTGCCGTATAATCAATGACTATGGATTGGACGTGATGGCCGAAGTGGTGGGTTTCCGGCAAGAAAAAGCGCTGCTCATGCCCTTTGGTGATATCAGGGGAATCAGCATGGGAAGCCGGATTGTGCCGGTATGCTCTTCCCCCATGGTGCCGGTGGGCGATGAGATGCTCGGACGCGTACTGGATGGAATGGGAAATCCCATTGACAATAAGGGCCCTATTTCAGGCTCAAGTTCCTATTATCTGTATGGAAAGCCCCTGGGGCCTCTGCAACGAAAAATGATCAAAGATCCCCTTGATGTCGGTATCGGGGCCATTAATTCCATGATAACCCTGGGCCGGGGACAGCGGGTGGCCATCATGGCCGGCTCCGGTGTGGGAAAAAGTGTGCTCATGGGCATGATGACCAAGCATACCAGTGCGGATGTGGTGGTGATCGGGCTTATTGGGGAGCGGGGCCGTGAAGTCAAGGATTTTGTGGAGGAGACCCTGGGAGAAGAGGGGCTTAAACGGGCTGTCCTGGTGGCAGCCACATCGGATTCTCCGCCGTTGACCCGCATGCGGGGCGCCTATCTGGCCACCACCATAGCCGAGTACTTCAGGGATCAGGGAAAGGATGTACTGCTCATGCTCGATTCCATTACCCGGTTTGCCATGTCCTCCAGGGATGTGGGCCTGGCTGCCGGCGAGCCGCCGACCACCCGAGGATATACGCCCTCTTTTTTTGTTCAGATTCCCATTCTTCTTGAACGTCCCGGAGTCCTTGAAAACGGCGGTTCAATAACAGGAATTTATACGGTTCTGGTGGAAGGCGATGACATGAACGACCCGGTCGGGGATACGGTCCGTTCCATAACGGACGGACATATTGTCTTATCCAGGGATCTTGCCAATCGTGGGCACTACCCGGCCATTGACGTCATGGCCAGTGTTTCCAGGGTCATGCGGGATGTCAGCAAACCCGACCACATGGCGATGCGGGACAAAGCCGTCAAGATTATGGCGGCATATCGAAACGCAGAGGACATGATCAGCATCGGTGCTTATGTGGACGGCTCCGACCCCGATGTGGACCAGGCCAGGAAACTGATGCCCGGCATTAACCGGCTGTTGCGCCAGAATATTGGCCAAAAGATGGACATGCGGGCCAGTGTAGCCGGTCTGAAAAAAGCGCTGGAAATAAAGGACCCGCCGCCTGGAACAAAAAAGAATCAGGCCTAA
- a CDS encoding FliH/SctL family protein translates to MSLSDQEEHTEGNFLSQDHGFKPIDVGALDSFDDEVSLKKPDTEPDFNRFKLLFDPLEIQREEGGFEAVYRVTKKLKEELFEPLIQGADVVTNKPDVKKEMCAPLEETQNVDEPEDEPTPEEQGFAAGYEQGMAQGLEKGLADGHAKGYGEGLEKGRKEGFKQGETDGFTKGEAAGFEKGLEEGRDVGKQEIVQEMTQVLDPFRQALETADQMLENMLARYEIQLVELVCQIAGKVVMAKLDSDDTVIKNTILDALSQLASPEEITLSVAEEDYEYVEMIKEVFFESVRSLTHITVNTDAMIPKGGCRIESAGASIATDPETKLKAVYEAIAQAGV, encoded by the coding sequence ATGTCCTTGTCTGATCAAGAAGAACATACCGAGGGGAATTTTTTGTCACAGGATCATGGATTCAAGCCCATTGATGTGGGGGCCCTCGACAGTTTTGATGACGAGGTCTCTCTTAAGAAACCAGATACCGAACCTGATTTTAATCGATTTAAACTATTGTTTGATCCTTTGGAAATTCAAAGGGAAGAAGGTGGGTTTGAGGCTGTCTATAGAGTGACCAAAAAGCTTAAGGAAGAATTGTTCGAACCTTTGATCCAGGGTGCGGATGTGGTTACGAATAAACCCGATGTAAAAAAGGAGATGTGCGCCCCCTTAGAGGAAACCCAGAACGTTGATGAGCCCGAAGATGAACCGACGCCGGAAGAACAGGGCTTTGCCGCAGGCTATGAACAGGGTATGGCCCAGGGACTTGAAAAAGGGCTGGCAGATGGTCATGCCAAAGGCTATGGAGAGGGGCTGGAAAAAGGCCGGAAAGAGGGATTTAAACAGGGGGAGACCGACGGATTTACCAAAGGCGAAGCCGCTGGTTTTGAAAAGGGACTGGAAGAGGGGCGAGATGTCGGAAAACAGGAGATTGTCCAGGAAATGACCCAGGTCCTGGATCCTTTTCGGCAGGCATTGGAAACCGCAGACCAGATGTTGGAAAACATGCTGGCCCGATACGAAATTCAGCTGGTAGAACTTGTCTGCCAGATTGCGGGGAAAGTGGTGATGGCCAAACTGGACTCGGACGATACCGTGATCAAAAACACAATCCTGGATGCGTTGTCCCAGCTTGCCTCCCCGGAGGAAATCACCTTGAGTGTGGCCGAAGAAGACTATGAATATGTGGAAATGATCAAGGAGGTCTTTTTTGAGTCGGTCCGCTCCTTGACGCATATTACGGTGAATACCGACGCCATGATTCCCAAAGGGGGATGTCGCATTGAAAGTGCCGGAGCCAGCATTGCCACGGATCCGGAAACCAAACTTAAGGCGGTTTATGAGGCCATTGCCCAGGCGGGGGTATGA
- the fliG gene encoding flagellar motor switch protein FliG — protein sequence MSKTIDPENLNGYQKAAIFLMYMGEEYTTQVFSRMKEHEIGEVAFEMSKVDQITPDMLKVVCADFNVKYEGEPKMIVEGDSFIKNVVTATLKDKEAKAILEDLEKKKQARPFIWSRNVNTGTLSAYIEGEHPQTIAMILAHMPAEIASEILMNLQDELKGDIAMRIARLGQISEDVVRDVDKALKYELSGAVGPGGKAGGIEVLVDIINGVDKSTEDAVMEYVEEDDAEMANEIRKLMFVFEDLTNVDDTAMREILKKVEGQQLTYALKTATEDMKAKIFANLSQRAGEMLKDDLDAMGPVRLTEVEEAQQAVVRAAKELEADGTITLGKGKDDVLV from the coding sequence ATGTCCAAAACAATTGATCCGGAAAATCTGAACGGTTATCAAAAGGCGGCAATATTTCTCATGTACATGGGAGAAGAATACACAACCCAGGTGTTTTCAAGAATGAAAGAACACGAGATCGGGGAGGTTGCCTTTGAAATGTCCAAGGTCGACCAGATTACACCTGACATGCTCAAGGTTGTGTGTGCTGATTTCAATGTCAAATATGAAGGCGAACCCAAGATGATTGTTGAAGGGGACTCCTTTATCAAGAATGTGGTCACCGCGACACTCAAGGACAAGGAAGCTAAAGCCATTCTCGAAGACCTGGAAAAAAAGAAACAGGCCAGACCCTTTATATGGAGCCGGAATGTGAATACGGGTACTTTATCTGCATATATTGAAGGTGAACACCCCCAGACCATAGCCATGATCCTGGCCCATATGCCTGCAGAAATTGCTTCGGAAATTTTAATGAATCTGCAGGATGAACTTAAAGGCGACATTGCCATGAGAATTGCCCGTTTGGGCCAGATTTCCGAAGACGTTGTCAGGGACGTGGACAAGGCATTAAAATATGAGCTCAGCGGTGCAGTCGGCCCAGGTGGTAAGGCAGGCGGTATAGAAGTCCTGGTGGATATCATCAATGGTGTGGACAAATCCACCGAAGATGCCGTTATGGAATATGTTGAAGAAGATGATGCGGAAATGGCCAATGAGATCCGCAAACTCATGTTTGTATTTGAAGATCTGACCAACGTGGATGATACTGCCATGAGAGAGATTCTCAAGAAGGTGGAAGGCCAGCAACTCACCTACGCATTGAAAACCGCCACCGAAGACATGAAGGCCAAGATCTTTGCCAACCTGTCCCAACGAGCCGGTGAAATGCTCAAGGACGACCTGGATGCCATGGGTCCTGTTCGCCTGACAGAGGTGGAAGAAGCCCAGCAGGCCGTTGTCAGGGCGGCTAAGGAGCTTGAGGCGGACGGCACCATAACCCTGGGCAAAGGAAAGGATGATGTCCTTGTCTGA
- the fliF gene encoding flagellar basal-body MS-ring/collar protein FliF gives MNPVIEKIITMFKQMSMIRKILLGGLVLVVVAGFITMFVWANKMPYKTAYSGLSQEDAAAVVETLKASKTPYRLTGDGTTILVPDAMVYDVRLTMAKEGIPKGSGVGYEIFDKNEFGTTEFVQKINKKRALQGELARTIAAFDAVKDAKVMIVMPKESVFVEETKQPSASILLELVADLQKEEVAAIAHLVASSVQDMTPKLVTIVDTAGRILFEGKSEEEQARIDAESLADAQYQYKVRFEENLTRRIQTMLERIVGTDKAIVRVTSEMDFSKNNMNEEVYDPFERGGEFIRSRKNKAEKILQLDEEVGIPSSVNPITDEDEAGDKNRERVNKSDDTVNYEISRRVRETQKPMAELTRLSVAAVIDGKYDFQTDNNGDTKRVYMPRSAEEMQQFQSIVSRAMGYNEERNDQVSMECFPFASIDDMQGTQEKLTGWRMVQKEYGRLIANLLLVFVLFLFIIRPIIKTVRDIKIKVEQEALPSPEELTLLEKEDKEPSFVEMNANQQRDFFETMTEEQKEEFIQKMTAAERNAYIANMNAQDKARYYAEKDLFKTVNIIKGWLSEVAEEEEG, from the coding sequence ATGAATCCAGTAATTGAAAAAATCATTACCATGTTCAAACAGATGAGCATGATCCGTAAAATCCTCCTGGGCGGACTTGTCCTGGTGGTGGTGGCAGGGTTTATCACCATGTTTGTATGGGCCAATAAAATGCCCTATAAAACTGCGTATTCAGGATTGAGCCAGGAAGATGCCGCCGCTGTGGTGGAGACATTAAAAGCTTCCAAGACGCCCTACCGCCTGACCGGTGACGGAACCACGATTCTGGTGCCGGATGCGATGGTGTATGATGTCCGGCTGACCATGGCCAAGGAAGGGATTCCCAAAGGGAGCGGGGTTGGATACGAGATTTTTGATAAAAACGAATTCGGCACCACCGAGTTCGTGCAGAAAATCAATAAGAAGCGGGCACTTCAGGGGGAGCTGGCGCGCACCATTGCCGCATTTGATGCTGTTAAGGATGCCAAGGTAATGATCGTGATGCCAAAGGAGTCGGTTTTTGTGGAGGAGACCAAACAGCCTTCGGCATCCATTCTGCTGGAACTGGTCGCTGATCTTCAGAAAGAAGAAGTGGCGGCCATTGCACATCTGGTAGCCTCTTCCGTCCAGGATATGACCCCCAAACTGGTCACCATTGTGGATACTGCCGGCCGGATTTTGTTTGAGGGAAAATCCGAAGAAGAACAGGCCCGCATTGATGCAGAAAGCCTTGCAGATGCCCAGTATCAGTATAAAGTTCGGTTTGAAGAGAACCTGACACGCAGAATCCAGACCATGCTTGAGCGCATCGTAGGTACGGATAAAGCCATTGTCCGGGTGACCTCGGAAATGGATTTTTCCAAAAACAATATGAATGAAGAAGTTTATGACCCGTTTGAACGGGGCGGAGAATTCATACGCAGCCGGAAAAACAAAGCTGAAAAGATACTCCAGCTTGACGAGGAAGTCGGTATCCCTTCTTCGGTCAACCCCATCACCGATGAAGATGAGGCAGGCGATAAAAACCGGGAGCGGGTCAATAAGAGTGATGATACTGTCAATTATGAAATCAGCCGCCGGGTCAGGGAAACCCAGAAACCCATGGCCGAACTTACAAGACTTTCGGTTGCAGCCGTGATTGACGGTAAGTATGACTTCCAGACGGATAACAACGGCGACACCAAACGGGTATATATGCCCAGGTCTGCCGAGGAGATGCAGCAGTTTCAAAGTATTGTCAGCAGGGCCATGGGGTATAATGAGGAGCGCAACGACCAGGTTTCCATGGAGTGCTTCCCCTTTGCCTCCATCGATGATATGCAGGGCACCCAAGAAAAATTGACCGGCTGGCGCATGGTCCAGAAGGAATACGGACGTCTTATTGCCAATTTACTGCTGGTATTTGTATTGTTCCTTTTCATCATCCGGCCTATCATAAAAACTGTTCGCGACATCAAAATTAAGGTAGAACAGGAAGCGTTACCCTCACCGGAAGAACTTACCCTGCTTGAAAAAGAGGATAAGGAACCTTCCTTTGTTGAGATGAATGCGAATCAGCAGCGTGACTTCTTTGAAACCATGACCGAGGAACAAAAGGAAGAGTTCATCCAGAAAATGACCGCAGCAGAACGGAACGCATATATAGCCAATATGAATGCCCAGGACAAAGCCAGATATTATGCTGAAAAAGATCTGTTCAAGACCGTGAATATAATCAAGGGATGGCTCAGTGAAGTAGCGGAAGAAGAGGAGGGGTAA